In Streptomyces sp. NBC_00483, a single window of DNA contains:
- a CDS encoding fumarylacetoacetate hydrolase family protein produces the protein MKFVRYADGTSSRVGVVDGDLVRVVDGPADLLPLIEAGEAELLAAGRTALRRGAAVPLPDIVPLSPIATPPTVRDFYAFEQHVRAGRAWRGLEMDPDWYELPVFYFSNPYAVMGCGPVPMTPGAERFDFELEVAAVVGRGGRDLTVQDAEQAVAGYCVLNDWSGRDVQQREMKLSMGPVKGKDTATSLGPYFVTPDEIADFREGNGHRLEMTCAVNGVPYSRSLWSDIHWSFGEMIAYASRGAEVRPGDVIGSGTCGTGCVMELSRTHDSATYPWLQPGDEVVAAIEGLGELRNTVTEAAPVIPLRRCTDGAAR, from the coding sequence CGCGGACGGCACGTCCTCGCGCGTCGGCGTGGTGGACGGCGACCTGGTCCGGGTTGTCGACGGTCCGGCGGACCTGCTGCCTCTCATCGAGGCCGGCGAGGCCGAGTTGCTCGCTGCCGGACGGACCGCGTTGCGGCGCGGTGCGGCCGTGCCCCTGCCGGACATCGTTCCCTTGTCGCCGATCGCGACGCCTCCGACCGTCCGCGACTTCTACGCCTTCGAACAGCACGTCCGGGCAGGGCGCGCCTGGCGGGGCCTCGAGATGGACCCCGACTGGTACGAGCTGCCCGTCTTCTACTTCTCCAATCCCTACGCCGTGATGGGCTGCGGGCCGGTGCCGATGACACCGGGTGCGGAGCGTTTCGACTTCGAACTGGAGGTCGCCGCGGTGGTGGGGCGCGGCGGCCGCGACCTGACTGTCCAGGACGCCGAACAGGCCGTCGCCGGTTACTGCGTACTCAACGACTGGAGTGGCAGGGACGTTCAGCAGCGCGAGATGAAACTGTCGATGGGGCCGGTGAAAGGCAAGGACACCGCGACGAGCCTCGGCCCGTACTTCGTGACCCCGGACGAGATCGCCGACTTCCGCGAGGGCAACGGACACCGACTCGAAATGACCTGCGCGGTCAACGGCGTCCCCTACTCCCGCTCCCTGTGGTCGGACATCCACTGGTCGTTCGGCGAAATGATCGCCTACGCGTCCCGCGGCGCCGAAGTGCGGCCCGGTGATGTGATCGGCTCCGGCACCTGCGGCACCGGCTGCGTCATGGAGCTCTCCCGCACGCACGACTCGGCGACCTACCCCTGGTTGCAGCCGGGCGACGAGGTCGTCGCGGCGATCGAAGGTCTCGGCGAGTTGCGCAATACCGTCACCGAGGCGGCGCCGGTCATTCCGTTGCGCCGCTGCACCGACGGAGCCGCGCGCTGA